Proteins encoded by one window of Nicotiana tabacum cultivar K326 chromosome 10, ASM71507v2, whole genome shotgun sequence:
- the LOC107805387 gene encoding protein translation factor SUI1 homolog — protein MVDIDVQIPSAFDPFAEAKDSGAPGAKEYVHIRIQQRNGKKSLTTVQGLRKQFSYEKILKDLKKEFCCNGNVVQDKELGKVIQLQGDQRKNVSHFLVTAGVVKKDQIKIHGF, from the coding sequence ATGGTTGATATCGACGTCCAGATCCCATCTGCTTTTGATCCATTTGCTGAGGCTAAGGACTCAGGTGCCCCTGGAGCCAAAGAGTATGTTCATATTCGCATTCAACAAAGGAATGGAAAGAAAAGCTTGACAACAGTTCAAGGACTGAGGAAACAATTCAGTTACGAAAAGATCCTCAAAGACCTGAAAAAAGAGTTCTGTTGCAACGGTAATGTTGTGCAGGATAAGGAACTTGGCAAAGTGATACAACTTCAAGGAGATCAGAGAAAGAATGTTTCTCATTTTCTTGTGACTGCTGGTGTTGTCAAAAAGGATCAGATCAAGATTCATGGTTTTTAA